The Actinocatenispora sera genome has a window encoding:
- a CDS encoding ATP-dependent DNA helicase UvrD2 — translation MHPDRPAAPRVTAPTAEGVLAGLDDDQRAAVTAPAGPLCILAGAGTGKTRAITHRIAHRVLTGEVRPQHVLAVTFTARAAGEMRDRLRALGAGGVQARTFHAAAMRQLRFFAPRLLGGRELPEVLTSKARLINQAAAAARVRAESALRRDLATEIEWAKSSLVEPAEYPVAAARAGRDTPVAPDSMVRVYQAYEQAKQDAGVIDFEDLLRFTVWAIEEHPDVADQVRAQYRHFVVDEYQDVNPVQQRLLAAWLGGRDDLTVVGDASQTIYSFTGASADHLIGFPRRYPGATVVRLTRDYRSTPQVVALANQIIGQARGAQARLRLQLTGQRKPGPAPTIRSFPDETAEAAAVAARCAELVAGGTPSSEIAVLFRTNAQSAAYEDALTDANVPYQVQGSARFFDRPEVRQAMVALRAATRAVEPGTPLRVAIVDALAATGWSADSPPPGGAGRERWEALAALVRLVADFRPPPGEDGGEPTAADALTAFHAELTRRAAAQHAPAVDGVTLASLHAAKGLEWDAVFLVGLVEGTLPVGFARTDDQIEEERRLLYVGITRAREQLWLSWPQARADGGRPRRPSRFLPASTAGAVPSAGVARPERPAAARRRRGTLVLCRICGATLSEATDRKLGRCSDCPSDLDPELYDRLVSWRADVAAQQRIPAYVVFTDATLAALAELRPDAPETLVQIPGIGARKLGLYGKAVLALIDGTEADQAVAMV, via the coding sequence GTGCACCCCGACCGTCCAGCGGCACCCCGCGTCACGGCCCCGACCGCCGAGGGCGTGCTGGCCGGGCTCGACGACGACCAGCGCGCCGCCGTCACGGCACCGGCCGGCCCGCTGTGCATCCTCGCCGGCGCCGGAACGGGCAAGACCCGCGCGATCACCCACCGCATCGCACACCGGGTGCTGACCGGCGAGGTGCGCCCGCAACACGTGCTCGCGGTGACGTTCACGGCGCGCGCGGCGGGGGAGATGCGCGACCGGCTGCGCGCCCTGGGCGCCGGCGGCGTGCAGGCCCGCACGTTCCACGCCGCGGCGATGCGCCAGCTGCGGTTCTTCGCCCCCCGGCTGCTGGGTGGCCGGGAGCTGCCCGAGGTGCTCACCAGCAAGGCCCGGCTGATCAACCAGGCCGCCGCCGCGGCCAGGGTGCGGGCCGAGTCGGCGCTGCGGCGCGACCTCGCCACCGAGATCGAGTGGGCCAAGTCGAGCCTGGTCGAGCCGGCCGAATACCCGGTCGCCGCCGCCCGGGCCGGTCGCGACACCCCGGTCGCGCCCGACTCGATGGTGCGCGTCTACCAGGCGTACGAGCAGGCCAAGCAAGATGCCGGCGTGATCGACTTCGAGGACCTGCTGCGGTTCACCGTCTGGGCCATCGAGGAGCACCCGGACGTCGCCGACCAGGTCCGCGCGCAGTACCGGCACTTCGTCGTCGACGAGTACCAGGACGTCAACCCGGTGCAGCAGCGGCTGCTCGCGGCGTGGCTCGGCGGCCGCGACGACCTGACCGTGGTCGGCGACGCCAGCCAGACCATCTACTCGTTCACCGGCGCCTCCGCCGACCACCTGATCGGCTTCCCGCGCCGCTATCCCGGCGCGACGGTGGTGCGGCTGACCCGCGACTACCGGTCCACGCCGCAGGTGGTGGCGCTGGCCAACCAGATCATCGGGCAGGCCCGTGGCGCGCAGGCCCGACTGCGGCTGCAGCTGACCGGCCAGCGCAAGCCCGGCCCGGCGCCGACGATCCGGTCGTTCCCGGACGAGACCGCCGAGGCCGCCGCGGTCGCCGCCCGGTGCGCCGAGCTGGTCGCGGGCGGTACTCCGAGCAGCGAGATCGCGGTGCTGTTTCGCACCAACGCCCAGTCCGCGGCGTACGAGGATGCGCTGACCGACGCCAACGTGCCCTATCAGGTGCAGGGCAGCGCCCGGTTCTTCGACCGGCCCGAGGTGCGCCAGGCGATGGTCGCGCTGCGGGCCGCGACCCGGGCGGTGGAGCCCGGTACCCCGCTGCGGGTGGCGATCGTCGACGCGCTGGCCGCCACCGGCTGGTCGGCCGACTCGCCGCCGCCCGGCGGCGCCGGCCGGGAGCGCTGGGAGGCGCTCGCCGCGCTGGTGCGGCTGGTCGCCGACTTCCGGCCACCGCCGGGCGAGGACGGCGGCGAGCCGACCGCGGCCGACGCGCTGACCGCCTTCCACGCGGAGCTGACCCGCCGCGCCGCCGCCCAGCACGCGCCGGCCGTCGACGGCGTCACGCTCGCCTCGCTGCACGCCGCGAAGGGCCTGGAGTGGGACGCGGTGTTCCTGGTCGGTCTGGTCGAGGGCACCCTGCCGGTCGGCTTCGCCCGCACCGACGACCAGATCGAGGAGGAGCGCCGGCTGCTCTACGTCGGGATCACCCGGGCCCGCGAGCAGCTCTGGCTGTCCTGGCCGCAGGCGCGTGCGGACGGCGGCCGGCCGCGCCGCCCGTCCCGGTTCCTGCCAGCGTCGACCGCCGGCGCCGTTCCGTCGGCGGGTGTCGCCCGGCCGGAGCGGCCGGCCGCTGCCCGCCGGCGCCGCGGCACGCTGGTGCTGTGCCGGATCTGCGGTGCCACCCTCAGCGAGGCCACCGACCGCAAGCTGGGCCGGTGCAGCGACTGCCCGTCCGACCTCGACCCCGAGCTGTACGACCGGCTCGTGTCCTGGCGCGCCGACGTCGCCGCGCAGCAGCGCATCCCGGCCTACGTGGTGTTCACCGACGCCACCCTGGCCGCGCTCGCCGAGCTGCGCCCGGACGCACCCGAGACGCTGGTGCAGATCCCCGGCATCGGCGCCCGCAAGCTCGGCCTGTACGGCAAGGCCGTGCTGGCCCTGATCGACGGCACCGAGGCCGACCAGGCCGTCGCGATGGTCTGA
- a CDS encoding WhiB family transcriptional regulator, producing MSLVLAPLDGAVETGVDLPCRTFEADLWFADTPADLEAAKSLCGDCPLRIECLAGALERHEPWGVWGGEIFEHGAVVPRKRPRGRPRKEDLARDAVARAQVAARTDAVLREASRAVTAA from the coding sequence ATGAGCCTGGTGTTGGCCCCCCTCGACGGAGCCGTCGAGACCGGGGTGGACCTGCCCTGCCGGACCTTCGAAGCGGACCTGTGGTTCGCCGACACCCCGGCGGACCTGGAAGCGGCCAAGTCGCTGTGCGGCGACTGCCCGCTGCGGATCGAGTGCCTCGCCGGCGCCCTGGAGCGGCACGAGCCGTGGGGCGTATGGGGTGGGGAGATCTTCGAGCACGGAGCGGTGGTGCCGCGCAAGCGGCCGCGGGGCCGCCCGCGCAAGGAGGACCTCGCGCGTGACGCGGTGGCCCGGGCACAGGTTGCTGCCCGTACCGACGCCGTCCTGCGTGAGGCGAGCCGGGCCGTGACCGCGGCCTGA
- a CDS encoding NF041680 family putative transposase, whose protein sequence is MISVPQPYRRVVGGQLSRFRRDFYACLTSRADGLFEACDALLCVDGPVRSLPELSLAGVHRRGHGGLYGALAAGRIDSDRLRQAMLGCTLPRAGDGRIVLAVDVTCWLRPEAHTSPGRMMCHTYGRGKDQHIGVPGWPWSVVVALETGRSSWTAPLDAVRLAPGEDAAAVTAYQLRRVVTGLIEAGHWDAGDPEILIVADAGYDGPRLSFVLADLPVRVLVRMRSDRVLRRAALSDRRHTVGRPCRHGSEFVFGQTATWGEPDVQISTDTRHYGPARIRAWDRLHPRLTHRTAWAAHTGDLPVLEGTVIRLDVERLPSGAIPKPVWLWHSATDLDPGQVDLAWQAFLRRFDIEHTFRMLKQTLGWTCPKLRDPAAAERWTWLVLAAYTQLRLARNVAADLRRPWEKPLPPQRVTPARLRRGFRYLHPRLPPLAAAPKLCRPGPGRPAGHPNQRPAARHDVHTASRPDRPKPHRHKPKKPSATPRPRRTG, encoded by the coding sequence GTGATCAGTGTGCCTCAACCATATCGTCGGGTCGTCGGCGGGCAGTTGAGCCGGTTCCGGCGGGACTTTTATGCGTGTTTGACGTCCCGGGCCGATGGCCTGTTCGAGGCGTGTGACGCCTTGTTGTGTGTCGATGGGCCGGTGCGGTCGTTGCCGGAGTTGTCGCTGGCCGGAGTCCACCGCCGTGGTCACGGTGGTCTGTATGGCGCGCTGGCGGCTGGCCGTATCGACTCCGATCGGTTGCGGCAAGCGATGTTGGGGTGCACGTTGCCGCGGGCGGGTGATGGGCGGATCGTGCTGGCGGTGGACGTGACGTGTTGGTTGCGGCCCGAGGCACATACCAGTCCCGGCCGGATGATGTGTCATACCTACGGTCGTGGCAAGGATCAGCACATCGGGGTGCCGGGCTGGCCGTGGTCGGTGGTGGTGGCGTTGGAGACCGGACGGTCGTCATGGACCGCGCCGTTGGACGCGGTCCGGTTGGCTCCGGGTGAGGACGCGGCGGCCGTGACCGCTTACCAGCTACGGCGGGTCGTGACCGGCCTGATCGAGGCAGGGCATTGGGATGCCGGTGATCCGGAGATCCTGATCGTGGCCGACGCCGGCTACGACGGTCCCCGCCTGTCGTTCGTGCTGGCCGATCTGCCGGTGCGGGTGCTGGTGCGGATGCGTTCCGACCGGGTCCTACGCCGAGCGGCTCTGTCTGATCGTCGGCATACGGTGGGCCGGCCGTGCCGGCACGGCAGCGAGTTCGTGTTCGGCCAGACGGCAACCTGGGGCGAGCCCGATGTCCAGATCTCCACCGACACCAGGCATTACGGGCCGGCGCGTATCCGTGCTTGGGACCGTCTGCATCCGCGGTTGACGCACCGCACCGCCTGGGCCGCGCATACCGGCGATCTGCCGGTGCTGGAAGGCACCGTCATCCGCCTCGACGTCGAGAGGCTGCCCTCGGGCGCGATCCCGAAACCGGTGTGGCTGTGGCATTCGGCCACCGACCTGGACCCTGGGCAGGTCGACCTGGCATGGCAGGCGTTCCTGCGCCGCTTCGACATCGAGCACACCTTCCGCATGCTCAAACAGACCCTGGGCTGGACCTGCCCGAAACTACGCGACCCGGCCGCGGCCGAACGCTGGACATGGCTGGTGCTGGCCGCCTACACCCAACTACGCCTCGCACGAAACGTCGCGGCGGACCTGCGTCGGCCGTGGGAGAAACCCCTCCCGCCACAGCGGGTGACCCCGGCACGCCTCCGGCGAGGGTTTCGATACCTGCACCCGCGGCTGCCTCCTCTAGCGGCTGCGCCGAAACTCTGCCGGCCCGGGCCAGGACGCCCAGCCGGGCACCCCAACCAACGGCCAGCCGCCCGCCATGACGTGCACACGGCGTCCAGACCGGACCGACCCAAACCGCATCGCCACAAACCTAAGAAGCCGTCGGCCACGCCACGACCCCGACGAACAGGTTAA
- a CDS encoding ABC1 kinase family protein produces the protein MTDIPRRAVSRTAKLATLPLGLAGRAALGLGKRVTGTAADLVSAEIQQRTAEQLFSVLGQLKGGAMKFGQALSVFEAALPEHLTGPYRAALTKLQEAAPPMPVASVHKVLTEELGPRWKRRFAEFDDQPAAAASIGQVHRAVYHNGTPVAVKIQYPGAGKALVSDLNQLSRLAGLFRILQPGLDIKPLLSELRERVTEELDYKLEAATQKAMAKAFAHDDEIYVPKVLAGTDRVLITAWVEGTPLAEVIAHGSEEDRDLAGLRMATLHFSAPARAGLLHADPHPGNFRLLDDGRLGVIDFGAVARVPDGLPEPIGRLTRLTLAGDAEAVLSGLRDEGFVPSNVHVDAQSILDYLLPVLEPIAVDEFRFTREWLRSEATRLAKPGSDAYQLGKKLNLPPSYLMIYRVTLGSIGVLCQLNAKAEYRGVLERWLPGFADE, from the coding sequence GTGACCGATATCCCGCGTCGTGCCGTGTCCCGCACAGCGAAACTCGCGACCCTGCCGCTGGGCCTGGCGGGACGGGCCGCGCTCGGACTGGGCAAGCGGGTCACCGGCACCGCGGCCGATCTGGTCTCCGCCGAGATCCAGCAGCGCACCGCCGAGCAGCTGTTCAGCGTGCTGGGGCAGCTCAAGGGCGGCGCGATGAAGTTCGGCCAGGCGCTGTCGGTGTTCGAGGCGGCGCTGCCCGAACACCTGACCGGGCCGTACCGGGCGGCGCTGACCAAGTTGCAGGAGGCGGCGCCGCCGATGCCGGTGGCCAGCGTGCACAAGGTGCTGACCGAGGAGCTCGGGCCGCGATGGAAGCGCCGGTTCGCCGAGTTCGACGACCAGCCGGCCGCCGCGGCAAGCATCGGCCAGGTGCACCGGGCGGTCTACCACAACGGCACCCCGGTGGCGGTCAAGATCCAGTACCCGGGGGCCGGCAAGGCGCTGGTCTCCGACCTGAACCAGCTGTCCCGGCTGGCGGGCCTGTTCCGCATCCTGCAACCGGGACTGGACATCAAGCCGTTGCTCAGCGAACTGCGCGAGCGGGTCACCGAGGAACTCGACTACAAGCTCGAGGCGGCCACCCAGAAGGCCATGGCCAAGGCGTTCGCACACGACGACGAGATCTACGTGCCGAAGGTGCTCGCCGGCACCGACCGGGTGCTGATCACCGCCTGGGTGGAGGGCACCCCGCTGGCCGAGGTCATCGCGCACGGCAGCGAAGAGGACCGGGACCTGGCCGGCCTGCGGATGGCGACGCTGCACTTCTCCGCGCCCGCCCGGGCCGGGCTGCTGCACGCCGACCCGCACCCGGGCAACTTCCGGCTGCTCGACGACGGCCGGCTCGGGGTGATCGACTTCGGTGCGGTGGCCCGGGTGCCGGACGGGCTGCCCGAGCCGATCGGCCGGCTGACCCGGCTGACCCTGGCCGGCGACGCCGAGGCGGTCCTGTCCGGCCTGCGCGACGAGGGCTTCGTGCCGTCGAACGTGCACGTCGACGCGCAGTCGATCCTCGACTACCTGCTGCCGGTGCTGGAACCGATCGCGGTCGACGAGTTCCGGTTCACCCGCGAGTGGCTGCGCAGCGAGGCGACCCGGCTGGCCAAGCCCGGCAGCGACGCCTACCAGCTGGGCAAGAAGCTGAACCTGCCCCCGTCGTACCTGATGATCTACCGGGTGACGCTCGGCTCGATCGGGGTGCTGTGCCAGCTCAACGCGAAGGCCGAGTACCGCGGGGTGCTGGAGCGCTGGCTGCCCGGCTTCGCCGACGAGTGA
- a CDS encoding FAD-dependent monooxygenase, which yields MRSEQTPVLIVGAGLAGLTTALFLGQHGVPAIVADRHPGTANQPKARGQSPTIMEAFRTAGVADALLAAAPPGRPEMTIVICDSITGTVLHQYNEHVPHFAALSPSPSGLASQQAAEAAIAARATELGADLRFRTVLDSLRQDDDGVTATLHDLGTDQRYQVRADYLVGADGGRGTIAGEVGIGHHGRGAFGHTTTVLFRAPELIDEVPDTAILMYYVQNPQLPNGSASFVSTDHPGEYVLGINDDRERTEAEVVEVIRIAAGRPELKVEVCNMGTAWEIAHRVADRFSAGRVHLIGDAAHLMPPTGGQGGNTAMLDGMHLAWKLAAVVRGEAGPGLLDSHDAEQRPYGQTIADWQYANMFERLQPDQRPDDLPEVPDPVQGLFGYRMASRAVAGGTDGYGFELPAGRPGTRAPHVVLHRGDEMLSTRDLFFAGFVLLTEDPDWAGAAEQVAAELAVPLAVHRIGAELTDDGTFRSDYGLSDCGAVLVRPDGVIGWRSTTIADRDALDAAWRQILDR from the coding sequence ATGCGGTCCGAGCAGACACCCGTCCTGATCGTCGGCGCCGGCCTGGCCGGCCTCACCACCGCGCTGTTCCTGGGCCAGCACGGTGTGCCGGCGATCGTCGCCGACCGGCACCCGGGTACGGCGAACCAGCCCAAGGCCCGCGGCCAGTCACCCACGATCATGGAAGCGTTCCGCACCGCCGGGGTCGCCGACGCGCTGCTCGCCGCCGCGCCGCCCGGCCGGCCCGAGATGACGATCGTGATCTGCGACAGCATCACCGGCACCGTGCTGCACCAGTACAACGAGCACGTCCCGCACTTCGCCGCGCTGTCCCCGTCGCCCAGCGGCCTCGCCAGCCAGCAGGCCGCCGAGGCGGCGATCGCGGCCCGCGCCACCGAACTCGGCGCCGACCTGCGCTTCCGTACCGTGCTGGACTCGCTGCGGCAGGACGACGACGGCGTCACCGCGACCCTGCACGACCTCGGTACCGACCAGCGGTACCAGGTGCGCGCGGACTACCTCGTCGGCGCCGACGGCGGTCGCGGCACCATCGCCGGCGAGGTCGGGATCGGCCACCACGGCCGGGGCGCGTTCGGCCACACCACGACGGTGCTCTTCCGGGCGCCCGAGCTGATCGACGAGGTGCCCGACACCGCGATCCTGATGTACTACGTGCAGAACCCGCAGCTACCGAACGGCTCGGCGTCGTTCGTGTCCACCGACCACCCGGGCGAGTACGTGCTCGGCATCAACGACGACCGGGAGCGCACCGAGGCCGAGGTCGTCGAGGTGATCCGGATCGCAGCCGGCCGGCCGGAGCTGAAGGTCGAGGTCTGCAACATGGGCACGGCCTGGGAGATCGCGCACCGCGTCGCGGACCGGTTCTCCGCCGGCCGGGTACACCTGATCGGCGACGCCGCGCACCTGATGCCGCCGACCGGCGGGCAGGGTGGCAACACCGCGATGCTCGACGGGATGCACCTGGCCTGGAAGCTCGCCGCGGTGGTCAGGGGCGAGGCCGGTCCGGGGTTGTTGGACAGTCACGACGCCGAGCAGCGGCCGTACGGGCAGACCATCGCCGACTGGCAGTACGCGAACATGTTCGAGCGGCTGCAGCCCGACCAGCGCCCGGACGACCTGCCTGAGGTGCCCGACCCGGTACAGGGGCTGTTCGGGTACCGGATGGCCAGCCGCGCGGTGGCCGGCGGCACCGACGGGTACGGCTTCGAGCTGCCCGCCGGGCGCCCCGGCACCCGCGCGCCGCACGTGGTTCTGCACCGCGGCGACGAGATGCTGTCCACCCGGGATCTGTTCTTCGCCGGGTTCGTCCTGCTCACCGAGGACCCCGACTGGGCCGGCGCGGCCGAGCAGGTCGCCGCGGAGCTGGCCGTGCCACTCGCGGTGCACCGGATCGGCGCCGAGTTGACCGACGACGGTACGTTCCGATCCGACTACGGATTGTCGGACTGCGGTGCGGTCCTGGTCCGTCCGGACGGCGTCATCGGGTGGCGGTCGACCACGATCGCCGACCGCGACGCGCTCGACGCCGCCTGGCGCCAGATCCTCGACCGCTGA
- a CDS encoding MarR family winged helix-turn-helix transcriptional regulator, giving the protein MMSERRRARQREDLLAMMRENASRAVMLHQTIAERFGLNSTDIKCLDLARDEPALTAGRLAELTGMSTSAITAVLDRLERRGFVERRRDPADRRKVIVVATGEHVRRNAEVFARLAAEIGAVLDDYDEEQLATFLAIGRRVNAAARAFTGTLTREKDHPDDDAAGRPRRG; this is encoded by the coding sequence ATGATGTCAGAGAGACGCCGAGCACGGCAACGGGAGGACCTGCTCGCGATGATGCGGGAGAACGCGTCCCGCGCCGTGATGCTGCACCAGACCATCGCCGAGCGGTTCGGGCTCAACTCCACCGACATCAAGTGCCTCGACCTGGCTCGGGACGAGCCGGCGCTGACCGCCGGGCGGCTCGCCGAGCTGACCGGCATGTCCACCTCGGCGATCACCGCGGTGCTCGACCGGCTGGAGCGGCGCGGCTTCGTCGAGCGCCGCCGCGACCCCGCCGACCGGCGCAAGGTCATCGTCGTCGCCACCGGCGAACACGTCCGGCGCAACGCCGAGGTCTTCGCCCGGCTCGCCGCCGAGATCGGTGCCGTGCTCGACGACTACGACGAGGAACAGCTCGCCACCTTCCTGGCGATCGGCCGCCGCGTCAACGCGGCCGCCCGCGCCTTCACCGGCACGCTCACCAGGGAGAAGGACCATCCCGACGACGACGCCGCCGGACGGCCCCGACGCGGGTGA
- a CDS encoding DUF5679 domain-containing protein: protein MAETYNGYCVKCKEKRDFEGEVSVSDSGRRMAKGPCPVCGTKMNRILGKA, encoded by the coding sequence GTGGCCGAGACTTACAACGGCTACTGCGTTAAGTGCAAGGAGAAGCGGGACTTCGAGGGCGAGGTGTCGGTCAGCGACTCCGGTCGCCGGATGGCCAAGGGCCCGTGCCCGGTTTGCGGCACCAAGATGAACCGGATCCTGGGCAAGGCCTGA
- a CDS encoding M48 family metallopeptidase, whose amino-acid sequence MTEHSGPPAGPDIEVRRSARRRSTVSAYRDGERVVVLIPARFSAREEREWVDRMVQRLERRERRTPRSDEQLLTRAGALARRYLPDHPAVAVPASVRWVGNQNGRWGSCTPADRTIRLSTRLAGMPEWVVDYVLFHELCHLVVAGHDARFWELMARYPRTERARGFLEGVSATAGLSLRDTDDEPTGLAPAPVPHEEVG is encoded by the coding sequence GTGACCGAGCACAGCGGCCCGCCGGCGGGGCCCGACATCGAGGTGCGGCGCAGCGCGCGCCGGCGCAGCACGGTCTCGGCCTACCGCGACGGGGAGCGGGTCGTGGTGCTCATCCCGGCCCGGTTCAGCGCCCGCGAGGAGCGCGAGTGGGTCGACCGGATGGTGCAGCGGCTGGAGCGCCGGGAGCGCCGCACGCCGCGCAGCGACGAGCAGTTGCTGACGCGGGCCGGCGCGCTCGCCCGGCGGTACCTGCCGGACCACCCGGCCGTGGCGGTGCCGGCGAGCGTGCGCTGGGTCGGCAACCAGAACGGCCGGTGGGGCTCGTGCACGCCGGCCGACCGGACCATCCGGTTGTCCACCCGGTTGGCCGGAATGCCGGAATGGGTGGTCGACTACGTGCTGTTCCACGAGCTGTGCCATCTGGTCGTCGCCGGCCACGACGCCCGGTTCTGGGAGCTGATGGCGCGCTACCCGCGTACCGAGCGGGCCCGCGGCTTCCTGGAGGGCGTGTCGGCCACCGCCGGCCTGTCGCTGCGCGACACCGACGACGAGCCGACCGGGTTGGCGCCGGCGCCGGTGCCGCACGAGGAGGTCGGATGA
- a CDS encoding LysR family transcriptional regulator, whose product MMSLERLRTLHAVATYGSVTAAADTLHLTASAVSQQLAKLERETGHTLLEPNGRGVRLTGAAQLLVEHAGRILSLVEEAQADLEAHRDQVIGHVTIAVFATAARGIMPQLLRAARERYPRLRVELLEIDMDDSLPLLARGDLDAALYCDWVNSPLALADGLSGEHLLDDPIDLVLPADHPMAGHAQVSLAELAGADWIAWTKGSICYDWLRQTLRGEGVEPRIAHTAEEHQTQLALVAAGLGAAVIPRMGRDPVPNGVRVVAVAPTLRRRCYVAWRTGTERRPALRGLLDLLRTHARTA is encoded by the coding sequence ATGATGAGCCTGGAGCGGTTACGCACCCTGCACGCCGTGGCCACCTACGGCTCGGTGACCGCCGCAGCCGACACGCTGCACCTCACCGCGTCCGCGGTCTCCCAGCAGCTGGCGAAGCTGGAGCGCGAGACCGGCCACACGCTGCTCGAACCGAACGGCCGCGGCGTCCGGCTCACCGGCGCCGCGCAGCTGCTGGTCGAGCACGCCGGGCGGATCCTGTCACTGGTCGAGGAGGCGCAGGCCGACCTGGAGGCGCACCGCGACCAGGTCATCGGGCACGTCACGATCGCCGTGTTCGCCACCGCCGCCCGCGGCATCATGCCGCAGTTGCTGCGCGCCGCCCGCGAACGTTACCCCCGGCTACGGGTCGAACTGCTCGAGATCGACATGGACGACTCGCTGCCGCTGCTGGCCCGCGGCGACCTCGACGCCGCCCTGTACTGCGACTGGGTCAACTCGCCGTTGGCGCTGGCCGACGGGCTGTCCGGCGAGCACCTGCTCGACGACCCGATCGACCTCGTGCTGCCCGCCGACCATCCGATGGCCGGCCACGCCCAGGTGAGCCTCGCCGAGCTTGCCGGCGCCGACTGGATCGCCTGGACCAAGGGCTCGATCTGCTACGACTGGCTGCGCCAGACGCTGCGGGGCGAGGGCGTCGAGCCGCGCATCGCGCACACCGCCGAGGAACACCAGACCCAGCTCGCGCTCGTCGCGGCGGGCCTCGGCGCCGCAGTCATCCCACGTATGGGCCGCGATCCGGTACCGAACGGGGTCCGCGTGGTCGCGGTCGCACCGACGCTGCGGCGCCGCTGCTACGTCGCCTGGCGCACCGGTACCGAGCGCCGGCCGGCGCTGCGCGGGCTGCTCGACCTGCTCCGTACCCACGCCCGAACCGCCTGA
- a CDS encoding DMT family transporter, whose translation MAIRTASTGGLVRFGLLALIWGLSFLFIKLGDEGFSPIQVTLGRLVFGTGTLLLILLVRRDRLPRGRRVWFHLAVAGLILNAIPFSLFAYAEQHTSSTLAGICNATTPLWTVVVALLALPDERPDRRRTAGLAVGFLGVLLVLGAWRGAVSGDLLGAGMAIAAAGCYGIGWVYLRRFLTGTPNSALALSAGQLLAAAVEVALVAPLLTGLPRHVAPLPLLAVATLGTFGTGIAYVLQYGLIRNGGAVLAATVTYLIPIVAAAAGIGLLHEHPSWNQPVGALVVLAGAALSQLRPRRPAGITPERTGGFRGRGRDAASRHAPSPERCTAPVRSDPARR comes from the coding sequence ATGGCGATTCGTACGGCGTCCACCGGTGGGCTCGTCCGGTTCGGGCTGCTCGCGCTGATCTGGGGGCTCAGCTTCCTGTTCATCAAGCTCGGCGACGAGGGATTCAGCCCGATCCAGGTGACGCTGGGCCGGCTCGTCTTCGGCACCGGCACGCTCCTGCTGATCCTGCTGGTACGCCGGGACCGGCTGCCGCGCGGTCGGCGGGTGTGGTTCCACCTGGCGGTGGCCGGGCTGATCCTCAACGCGATCCCGTTCAGCCTGTTCGCCTACGCCGAACAGCACACCTCGTCCACCCTGGCCGGCATCTGCAACGCAACGACTCCACTGTGGACGGTCGTGGTCGCGTTGCTGGCGCTGCCGGACGAGCGGCCCGACCGGCGCCGTACCGCCGGGCTCGCCGTCGGCTTCCTGGGTGTGCTGCTGGTACTCGGCGCCTGGCGCGGCGCGGTGAGCGGCGACCTGCTCGGCGCCGGGATGGCGATCGCCGCGGCCGGCTGCTACGGCATCGGCTGGGTGTACCTGCGTCGCTTCCTCACGGGTACGCCGAACTCCGCCCTTGCGCTGTCGGCCGGACAGCTGCTCGCCGCGGCGGTCGAGGTCGCGCTGGTCGCCCCGCTGCTGACCGGCCTGCCGCGGCACGTGGCACCGTTGCCGCTGCTCGCCGTCGCCACGCTCGGCACGTTCGGCACCGGCATCGCCTACGTCCTGCAGTACGGGCTGATCCGGAACGGTGGCGCGGTGCTCGCCGCGACCGTCACCTACCTGATTCCGATCGTCGCCGCGGCGGCGGGCATCGGCCTGCTGCACGAGCACCCCAGCTGGAACCAGCCGGTCGGTGCCCTGGTCGTTCTGGCCGGCGCGGCGCTGTCGCAGCTGCGGCCGCGCCGACCGGCCGGGATCACCCCGGAGCGAACCGGTGGGTTCAGAGGCCGAGGTCGCGACGCAGCTTCGCGACATGCCCCGTCGCCCGAACGTTGTACTGCGCCAGTTCGATCCGACCCTGCTCGTCGATGA
- the bcp gene encoding thioredoxin-dependent thiol peroxidase produces the protein MTEQVRLAQGDAAPDFTLPTDDGEQLTLSALRGRKVILYAYPAAMTPGCTKQACDFRDSLDALAAAGYQVVGISPDAPTKLAKFRERDGLTFPLVSDPEKKVLSAYGAFGEKKNYGRVVQGVIRSTFVIDEQGRIELAQYNVRATGHVAKLRRDLGL, from the coding sequence ATGACTGAACAGGTACGGCTGGCCCAGGGCGACGCGGCGCCCGACTTCACGTTGCCCACCGACGACGGCGAGCAGCTGACGCTGTCCGCGCTGCGCGGCCGGAAGGTCATCCTCTACGCCTACCCGGCGGCGATGACCCCGGGCTGCACCAAGCAGGCGTGCGATTTCCGCGACTCGCTCGACGCGCTCGCCGCGGCCGGCTACCAGGTGGTCGGCATCTCCCCGGACGCCCCGACCAAGCTGGCGAAGTTCCGCGAGCGGGACGGCCTGACCTTCCCGCTGGTCTCGGACCCGGAGAAGAAGGTGCTGTCGGCCTACGGCGCGTTCGGCGAGAAGAAGAACTACGGCCGGGTGGTGCAGGGCGTCATCCGGTCCACCTTCGTCATCGACGAGCAGGGTCGGATCGAACTGGCGCAGTACAACGTTCGGGCGACGGGGCATGTCGCGAAGCTGCGTCGCGACCTCGGCCTCTGA